The following coding sequences lie in one Syngnathus scovelli strain Florida chromosome 1, RoL_Ssco_1.2, whole genome shotgun sequence genomic window:
- the LOC125991284 gene encoding protein SPMIP2 produces the protein MPTDHDPWSQRRTSLTSSLSGAQSCAWQKRPEEDIMQNCKESAGQRIIFTGPDGIGDYRPRFNQSPGATSDLSYLWRAAPDAPPPLPKNGYVGEVGWCWQYNSMLNHNTLRSGMQIKKSITRMEVEEQASYKFLQQSEKMTAMQKTQNRDWQ, from the exons ATGCCAACCGATCATGACCCATGGTCACAGAGGAGGACCTCGCTAACGTCATCTCTCAGCGGGGCCCAGTCCTGCGCCTGGCAGAAACGTCCCGAGGAGGACATCATGCAAAACTGCAAAGAATCTGCAGGACAAAGAATTATTTTTACAG GGCCGGATGGTATCGGTGACTACCGCCCGAGGTTCAATCAGTCCCCTGGGGCCACAAGCGACCTCTCTTACCTGTGGAGGGCAGCCCCGGACGCGCCCCCGCCTTTACCCAAGAATGGCTACGTGGGTGAAGTGGGTTGGTGCTGGCAGTACAATTCAATGTTGAACCACAACACACTACGCAGTGGCATGCAAATTAAG AAAAGCATCACACGAATGGAAGTAGAGGAGCAAGCAAGCTACAAGTTTTTGCAGCAATC AGAGAAGATGACCGCTATGCAGAAAACTCAAAACAGAGACTGGCAGTAA